A DNA window from Rhizobium sp. NXC14 contains the following coding sequences:
- a CDS encoding phosphoribosylaminoimidazolesuccinocarboxamide synthase: MRILSEAHFPELPNYYRGKVRENYDLPDGRRIIISTDRLSAFDRILTCIPYKGQVLTQTARYWFEATRDICPNHVLDYPDPNVVIGRRLDILPVEIVVRGYLAGTTGTSILTLYKKGEREMYGMRLPDGMRDNQILPEPVITPTSKEFDGGHDEPLTPAEIVTRGLLTSQQWETLSKYALALFARGQEMAARQGLILVDTKYEFGTDGDGNIILADEIHTPDSSRYWLAETYTASFAAGKRPDSFDKDFVRAWVAERCDPYKDEIPEIPTGLIEQTSAVYIRAYEAITGERFVPDNSGETPLARVRSNLAPYFP; the protein is encoded by the coding sequence GTGCGAATCCTCTCCGAAGCCCATTTCCCGGAACTGCCGAACTACTATCGCGGCAAGGTGCGCGAGAATTACGACCTTCCCGACGGACGCCGCATCATCATCAGCACAGATCGGCTGAGCGCTTTCGACCGCATTCTCACCTGTATTCCGTATAAGGGTCAGGTGCTGACGCAGACGGCGCGTTACTGGTTCGAGGCGACGAGGGACATTTGCCCGAACCATGTGCTCGACTATCCCGATCCGAATGTGGTCATCGGCAGGCGGCTCGACATCCTGCCGGTTGAAATTGTCGTGCGCGGTTATCTCGCCGGCACCACCGGCACCTCGATCCTGACCCTCTATAAGAAGGGTGAGCGGGAAATGTACGGCATGCGTCTGCCGGACGGCATGCGCGACAATCAGATCCTGCCGGAACCCGTCATCACGCCGACGAGCAAGGAATTCGACGGAGGCCATGACGAGCCGCTGACGCCTGCGGAAATCGTCACGCGAGGCCTTCTGACCAGCCAGCAGTGGGAAACCTTGTCGAAATATGCACTCGCGCTCTTTGCCCGCGGCCAGGAAATGGCCGCGAGGCAAGGCCTGATCCTCGTCGATACCAAATATGAATTCGGCACCGATGGCGACGGCAATATTATACTCGCCGACGAGATCCACACGCCGGACAGCAGCCGCTACTGGCTTGCCGAAACCTATACGGCAAGTTTTGCCGCTGGCAAGCGCCCGGATAGTTTCGACAAGGATTTCGTCCGTGCGTGGGTGGCGGAGCGCTGCGACCCTTATAAGGACGAGATTCCAGAAATCCCCACCGGACTGATCGAGCAGACCTCGGCCGTCTATATCAGAGCCTACGAGGCGATAACCGGCGAGCGCTTTGTTCCCGACAATAGCGGCGAGACGCCGCTTGCCCGTGTCCGCAGCAACCTCGCCCCCTATTTCCCTTGA
- a CDS encoding LacI family DNA-binding transcriptional regulator: protein MATSRSGPNLSRIATSLGVSIATVSNALSGKGRVSGQLVERIREHAAELGYVPSQAGRALRTGRSGVLGLVLPDIANPLFPKIAQAIEFAASTAGYGVLIADSRGDAATQTEAINRLVERGVDGMVIIPRRATRILSAACPVALIDTPSTPGNTVSADHWQGGREIALHLAALGHQRILIIGNNQESSVQNDRANGIRAGMHAGMHTETLWIGKVEQDGGSGCPLGLAEKVREGFTAFAALSDLQALRALTELQQAGISVPGDVSVTGFDDLIWSPVVTPSLTTVRMDMDRIAGIAVSALADTIRKSRTREGVLVIAEIERVAMQLIVRQSSGPASPAPKTSEMENM, encoded by the coding sequence ATGGCTACATCGCGCTCCGGACCGAACCTCAGCAGGATAGCGACCTCGCTCGGCGTCTCTATTGCCACGGTCTCCAATGCGCTTTCCGGCAAAGGCCGGGTCTCCGGCCAACTGGTCGAACGGATCCGCGAACATGCCGCCGAACTGGGTTATGTCCCGAGCCAGGCCGGCCGCGCGCTCAGAACCGGCCGCAGCGGCGTTCTCGGCCTGGTGTTGCCGGACATCGCCAATCCTCTGTTCCCGAAGATCGCACAGGCGATCGAATTTGCCGCCTCCACCGCTGGTTACGGTGTTCTAATCGCCGACTCCCGCGGCGATGCTGCCACTCAGACCGAGGCGATCAATCGTCTCGTCGAACGCGGCGTCGACGGCATGGTCATTATTCCCCGCCGCGCCACCCGCATTTTGTCCGCCGCCTGCCCAGTCGCTCTCATCGATACCCCCTCGACGCCAGGCAACACCGTTTCCGCCGACCATTGGCAGGGCGGCCGCGAAATCGCTCTCCATCTCGCGGCCCTCGGCCACCAACGCATCCTCATCATCGGCAACAACCAGGAGTCCAGCGTTCAGAACGATCGCGCCAATGGGATTCGCGCCGGAATGCACGCGGGCATGCATACCGAAACGCTGTGGATCGGGAAGGTAGAGCAGGATGGCGGCAGCGGCTGTCCGCTCGGCCTTGCCGAAAAGGTGCGGGAGGGTTTTACCGCTTTCGCGGCTCTCTCCGATCTGCAGGCATTACGCGCGCTGACCGAGCTGCAGCAAGCCGGCATCAGCGTTCCCGGCGATGTGAGCGTCACCGGCTTCGACGACCTCATCTGGTCGCCTGTCGTCACACCGTCGCTGACGACGGTCAGAATGGACATGGATAGAATTGCGGGGATTGCCGTGTCGGCGCTGGCCGATACCATCAGAAAAAGCCGCACCCGGGAAGGCGTTCTCGTTATCGCGGAAATCGAACGCGTCGCAATGCAGCTGATTGTCCGCCAATCATCCGGGCCTGCGAGCCCGGCACCAAAAACCTCAGAGATGGAGAACATGTAA
- a CDS encoding efflux RND transporter permease subunit — translation MAEFFIRRPIFAWVIAITIMLAGLLAIFTLSISQYPDIAPTTVRINATYRGASAETVEKSVTTIIEDGMTGLDDLTYMTSTSSTGSASIQLTFGTSIDPDIAQVQVQNKLQLVQSQLPGDVIDAGISVTRSTSSILLVGSLVSTDGKRNSVDLGNIMSTSIEDQIQRLEGVGSINVFGSGYAMRIWLDPFKLVKYQLTPSDVTAAIQAQNTQVSVGSLGAQPTMSGQQLNVTITAQSQLTTVADFEHIILKVEKDGATVRLSDVSRIEIGQESYGGSSRYNGLPSSGFAVNLAIGANAIDTAARVRSALDVIGRTLPEGVKITYPYDTTPFVELSIEKVVHTLIEAIVLVFVVLLVFLQNLRATLIPTIAVPVVLLGTFGVLAATGYSINTLTMFAMVLAIGLLVDDAIVVVENVERIMSEEKLSPLEATEKSMGEITGAIVGIALVLTAVFIPMAFFGGSTGIIYRQFSITIVSAMLLSALVAIVLTPALCATMLKPVSEHRKHRVGDWFNRNFTRSTNGYVRTIGYLLKRPIRVMLVFLLVGAGCAYLFTRLPSSFLPQEDQGVLLTIVTTPPGSTTQQTQAVVEKVENYYRENEKDAVESVFGALGFGFNGSGQNSAIVFTKLKDFSLRTDPNLSAQSVVNRALRSFFAMREAQVFALLPPAIQGLGVSSGFSMYLVDTGGHGNDALTAASKRLIQMGNSSGRIVALRSSNKEVEPQMRIVLDQEKIGAMGVDIASVNSMLSIIFTGRDVNDFTLNGEIKPVYVQGDAPFRMQPDDLNHWYARNTAGEMVPFSAFTKTEWVKGAPSLARFNAVSAIPLDGAAAPGVSSGDAMNEMEELTEQLGGGYTVTWQGISYQERLSGSQAPMLYAISVLVVFLCLAALYESWSIPFSVIMAVPVGVLGALAAATLFGQANDVYFKVGLLTTIGLAAKNAILIVEFAKDRMESGMGLFEATLEAARLRLRPIIMTSLAFILGVVPLAIATGAGSAAQNAIGLGVLGGMLSATMLGIFFVPSFYVVIRRIFATRDKNAAGV, via the coding sequence ATGGCCGAGTTTTTCATCCGACGTCCGATTTTCGCCTGGGTCATTGCGATCACCATCATGCTCGCCGGCCTGCTGGCGATCTTCACCCTGTCGATTTCGCAATATCCCGACATTGCCCCAACGACGGTGCGCATCAACGCCACCTATCGCGGCGCCAGCGCCGAGACGGTCGAAAAATCGGTGACGACGATCATCGAAGACGGCATGACCGGCCTCGACGACCTCACCTATATGACTTCGACTTCGTCGACCGGATCGGCCAGTATCCAGCTCACTTTCGGAACCAGCATCGATCCCGACATCGCCCAGGTGCAGGTGCAGAACAAGCTGCAGCTGGTCCAGTCGCAGCTCCCGGGCGACGTTATCGATGCCGGCATCAGCGTGACGCGCTCGACCTCGAGCATCCTCCTCGTCGGCTCGCTCGTTTCAACCGACGGCAAGCGCAATTCGGTCGATCTCGGCAACATCATGTCGACCTCCATCGAGGATCAGATCCAGCGCCTGGAAGGCGTCGGCAGTATCAACGTCTTCGGTTCCGGATACGCCATGCGCATCTGGCTCGATCCCTTCAAGCTAGTGAAATATCAGCTGACGCCGAGCGACGTCACGGCGGCGATCCAGGCGCAGAACACTCAGGTTTCCGTCGGTTCGCTCGGCGCCCAGCCGACGATGTCAGGTCAGCAGCTCAACGTCACCATCACTGCGCAAAGCCAGCTCACCACCGTCGCCGACTTCGAGCACATCATCCTGAAGGTCGAAAAGGACGGCGCGACCGTGCGCCTGAGCGATGTCTCGCGCATCGAGATCGGTCAGGAGAGCTACGGCGGCAGTTCGCGTTACAACGGCCTGCCTTCGAGCGGTTTTGCCGTCAACCTCGCGATCGGCGCCAACGCCATCGATACGGCCGCACGCGTTCGATCCGCACTCGATGTCATCGGCCGCACTCTGCCGGAAGGCGTGAAGATTACCTATCCCTACGACACGACGCCCTTCGTGGAACTGTCGATCGAGAAGGTCGTGCATACGCTGATCGAGGCAATCGTGCTCGTCTTCGTGGTGCTGCTCGTCTTCCTGCAGAATCTTCGGGCAACGCTGATCCCGACCATCGCCGTTCCCGTGGTATTGCTGGGCACCTTCGGGGTGCTGGCGGCCACCGGCTATTCGATCAATACTTTGACGATGTTCGCCATGGTTTTGGCCATCGGTCTTTTGGTCGACGATGCGATCGTCGTGGTCGAAAACGTCGAACGCATCATGTCCGAAGAGAAGCTTTCGCCGCTCGAAGCGACGGAGAAATCGATGGGCGAGATCACCGGCGCCATCGTCGGCATTGCGCTCGTGCTAACCGCCGTCTTCATTCCGATGGCCTTCTTCGGCGGCTCGACCGGCATCATCTATCGCCAGTTTTCCATCACCATCGTCTCGGCCATGCTGCTGTCGGCGCTCGTCGCCATCGTGCTGACACCGGCGCTCTGCGCCACCATGCTGAAGCCGGTCAGCGAACACCGGAAGCACCGCGTCGGCGATTGGTTCAACCGCAACTTCACGCGCTCGACCAACGGCTATGTCAGGACTATCGGCTATCTCTTGAAGCGCCCGATCCGCGTCATGCTGGTCTTCCTTCTCGTCGGCGCCGGCTGCGCCTACCTCTTCACCCGGCTGCCGAGTTCTTTCCTGCCGCAGGAAGATCAGGGCGTGCTGCTGACTATCGTCACCACGCCGCCGGGCTCGACGACGCAGCAGACTCAGGCCGTCGTCGAGAAGGTGGAAAACTATTATCGCGAGAATGAGAAGGATGCCGTCGAATCCGTCTTCGGCGCACTCGGCTTTGGCTTCAACGGCTCCGGCCAAAACAGCGCCATCGTTTTCACCAAGCTCAAGGATTTTTCGCTGCGCACTGATCCAAATCTGAGCGCCCAGTCGGTTGTCAACCGGGCGCTGCGCAGCTTCTTTGCGATGCGCGAGGCACAGGTCTTCGCGCTCCTGCCGCCGGCGATTCAGGGCCTCGGCGTGTCGAGCGGCTTTTCCATGTATCTTGTCGATACCGGCGGCCACGGCAACGACGCCCTGACGGCTGCTTCCAAGCGGCTGATCCAGATGGGCAACAGCTCGGGTAGGATCGTGGCGCTGCGCAGCAGCAACAAGGAAGTCGAGCCGCAAATGCGCATCGTGCTCGATCAGGAAAAGATCGGCGCCATGGGCGTCGACATCGCCTCGGTCAATTCGATGCTGTCGATCATCTTCACCGGCCGCGATGTCAACGACTTCACACTGAACGGCGAGATCAAGCCGGTTTATGTCCAGGGCGACGCGCCGTTCCGCATGCAGCCGGACGATCTTAACCACTGGTATGCCCGCAACACGGCCGGCGAGATGGTGCCCTTCTCCGCCTTTACCAAAACCGAATGGGTGAAGGGCGCACCTTCGCTTGCCCGCTTCAACGCCGTCAGCGCGATTCCGCTCGATGGCGCCGCCGCGCCCGGCGTGTCCTCCGGCGATGCCATGAACGAAATGGAAGAGCTGACCGAGCAACTCGGCGGCGGTTACACGGTGACCTGGCAGGGCATTTCCTATCAGGAGCGCCTTTCCGGCTCACAGGCGCCGATGCTCTATGCGATCTCGGTACTCGTCGTCTTCCTCTGCTTGGCAGCACTTTACGAAAGCTGGTCGATCCCTTTCTCGGTGATCATGGCAGTGCCGGTCGGCGTTCTCGGCGCCCTGGCGGCGGCAACACTCTTCGGCCAAGCCAACGATGTCTATTTCAAGGTCGGATTGCTCACCACGATCGGCCTGGCGGCGAAGAACGCGATCCTGATCGTCGAATTCGCCAAGGATCGCATGGAAAGCGGCATGGGCCTTTTCGAGGCGACACTGGAGGCGGCGCGGCTGCGCCTGCGGCCGATCATTATGACATCGCTTGCCTTTATCCTCGGCGTTGTGCCTCTGGCGATCGCTACGGGCGCGGGCTCTGCGGCGCAGAACGCTATCGGCCTCGGCGTTCTCGGCGGCATGCTGTCGGCAACGATGCTCGGAATTTTCTTCGTGCCGTCCTTCTACGTCGTCATTCGACGCATCTTTGCCACACGCGACAAAAATGCGGCAGGAGTGTGA
- a CDS encoding SLC13 family permease: protein MSFEQASLLILLLVMLVLFSLERIRIEVTAIAGLLAGYALGLYPVDQIFAGFASPVVITVVEILLIVQVLARAKLFDNLAARVATARPSNFKVISGASSLAGFLSIFMNNIGAFAITLPVALRLGVALSIPRRQLVMPISFAALLGGLVSLIGTPANLLVSDALAKTSGVGFHFFDFSYVGLPVAIVGILLIAVRIRYLFPEPDTVPATLAQGSRRVVVERRIPNASPLIGTRLSECPTRFGIKPHALIRDGNFVFSPLDQSMISAGDVLLAEGADDIFAGLAATQALVADANLNIRPPHFTRVETVVMPESTLVGSRVSSLEVFHHRGIAVTALSMRTPRIEGRFLDLQLSIGDILTLEGPRTAIAEALEESECLPLAPTASAEPALLSWRPFALFACGVAASAAGLHPEVAFAGVVLVLALLNHLNIRQAMADLNWPIIIMLAAMIPIGQAVASTGAAEAIAGWLSLIVPVNHALSGIALILFLAMALTPFVNNATVAIVLAPIALEFARIGRHPPDAYLIAVAVGASLDFLTPFGHHNNTLAMGIGSYRFSDFLRAGWPLAVATYGLALFLLALFWL from the coding sequence ATGTCGTTTGAGCAAGCATCCCTGCTGATCCTTCTGCTGGTGATGCTCGTTCTCTTCTCGCTCGAACGCATACGCATCGAGGTGACTGCGATTGCCGGCCTGCTCGCCGGCTATGCGCTCGGACTTTATCCAGTCGATCAGATCTTCGCGGGCTTCGCCAGCCCCGTCGTTATCACCGTCGTCGAAATCCTGCTGATCGTCCAGGTGCTCGCACGCGCCAAACTCTTCGACAACCTCGCTGCGCGTGTCGCAACCGCAAGACCGTCGAACTTCAAGGTCATATCAGGCGCTTCCTCGCTTGCAGGCTTTCTTTCCATCTTCATGAACAATATCGGCGCCTTTGCGATCACCCTGCCGGTGGCGCTGCGGCTCGGCGTGGCGCTTTCAATCCCCCGCCGTCAGCTCGTCATGCCCATCTCGTTTGCAGCCCTGCTCGGCGGCCTCGTTTCGCTGATCGGCACGCCGGCCAACCTGCTCGTCAGCGATGCGCTTGCCAAGACGTCCGGTGTGGGTTTTCATTTCTTCGATTTCAGCTATGTCGGGCTGCCAGTCGCGATCGTCGGCATCCTGCTCATCGCCGTTCGGATCCGATACTTGTTCCCGGAACCCGACACAGTGCCGGCGACGCTCGCCCAAGGCTCGCGTCGCGTCGTCGTCGAACGTCGCATTCCCAATGCTTCGCCGCTGATCGGCACGCGGCTTTCGGAGTGTCCGACCCGCTTCGGCATCAAACCGCACGCGCTGATCCGCGACGGCAATTTCGTGTTTAGCCCGCTCGACCAGTCGATGATCAGCGCGGGCGACGTGCTGCTTGCCGAAGGCGCCGATGACATCTTTGCCGGCCTTGCCGCCACACAGGCGCTGGTGGCAGATGCCAATCTGAATATTCGGCCGCCACATTTCACCCGGGTCGAAACCGTCGTCATGCCCGAAAGCACGCTGGTGGGTTCGCGCGTCAGTTCACTCGAAGTCTTTCACCATCGGGGCATCGCAGTCACTGCTCTTTCCATGCGCACACCGCGCATCGAAGGCCGCTTTCTCGATCTGCAACTGTCGATCGGCGATATATTGACCCTGGAAGGGCCGCGTACTGCAATTGCCGAAGCGCTGGAGGAAAGCGAGTGCCTGCCGCTTGCTCCGACAGCTTCAGCTGAACCGGCCCTCCTCTCCTGGCGGCCTTTCGCATTGTTTGCCTGCGGCGTCGCCGCGTCGGCGGCGGGCCTGCATCCCGAGGTCGCTTTTGCGGGTGTCGTCCTCGTCCTCGCTTTGCTCAATCATCTCAATATCCGCCAGGCGATGGCCGACCTCAACTGGCCGATCATCATCATGCTCGCGGCGATGATTCCGATCGGCCAGGCAGTGGCCAGCACCGGAGCGGCCGAAGCGATTGCCGGCTGGCTGAGCCTCATCGTGCCGGTTAACCATGCGCTTTCCGGCATCGCCCTCATCCTCTTCCTCGCGATGGCGCTGACGCCCTTCGTCAACAACGCGACGGTCGCAATCGTACTCGCCCCGATCGCACTCGAATTTGCGAGGATCGGGCGGCACCCACCCGACGCCTATCTGATCGCGGTTGCCGTCGGGGCCTCGCTCGATTTTCTGACGCCCTTCGGCCATCACAACAACACACTGGCGATGGGCATCGGCAGTTACCGCTTCAGCGACTTCCTGCGGGCCGGCTGGCCGCTTGCCGTCGCAACTTACGGCCTCGCTCTGTTTCTTCTGGCTCTGTTCTGGCTGTGA
- a CDS encoding efflux transporter outer membrane subunit, with product MVSLRFATPALLLLLSGCVVGPDHAPPEMPLPAKFGEGGTKSVGDVATAAWWTAFNDPKLNGYVQAGLEQNLTVQQAIERINAASANVTTAGAGALPNLNVGASHTVSGQKGELRSQFDTRNTSAGEVQLTWLLDLFGLYKRSTESALASLDSAYASADVAKLTLVQDLVSSYIDVRYYQQRLALSRANLKSRQETYELTKFQLEAGAASRLDVVQAEGLVQSTLAEIPGLETNIRISAHHIATLLGLPASALVDELLKGRGQPVFRGGINSGIPADLIRNRPDIRVAERDLAAATANIGVAEAQLYPSISLSGSISPSYINQRGIHGDLTPWSFGPTLNLPIFDGGRLRANVKSAQSTAATAYLNWKSTVLTAVEQVENALAAVRRDARTVAALQAQVKTTQETLELSTASYKDGASSLLDVLDAQRQVSLAQASLAQAVQQMAKDYVSLNIAVGGGYAPGGKTTAAVTPVPAKAKS from the coding sequence ATGGTATCTCTTCGTTTTGCCACACCGGCATTATTGTTATTACTGTCGGGCTGCGTTGTTGGCCCGGATCATGCTCCTCCTGAAATGCCGCTGCCCGCCAAATTCGGAGAAGGCGGCACGAAAAGTGTAGGTGACGTTGCTACCGCAGCCTGGTGGACGGCCTTCAACGATCCCAAATTGAATGGTTATGTCCAGGCCGGGCTCGAGCAGAATCTAACGGTCCAGCAGGCAATCGAACGCATCAATGCGGCATCTGCAAACGTCACCACCGCCGGCGCAGGCGCCCTGCCGAACCTGAATGTCGGCGCTTCGCACACGGTCAGCGGTCAGAAGGGCGAGCTGCGCTCGCAGTTCGACACACGCAACACCAGTGCCGGCGAAGTCCAGCTGACCTGGCTGCTCGATCTCTTCGGCCTCTACAAGCGCAGCACCGAAAGTGCGCTCGCTTCGCTCGATTCCGCATACGCATCCGCCGACGTCGCCAAGCTGACTCTCGTGCAGGATCTTGTCTCCAGCTACATCGATGTTCGCTACTATCAGCAGCGCCTGGCGCTTTCGAGAGCCAACCTGAAGTCCCGCCAGGAAACCTACGAGCTGACCAAGTTCCAGCTTGAAGCCGGCGCCGCTTCCCGTCTCGACGTCGTTCAGGCCGAAGGCCTCGTGCAGTCGACGCTCGCCGAAATTCCCGGCCTCGAAACCAACATCCGTATATCCGCCCATCACATCGCCACGCTGCTTGGCCTGCCGGCCTCGGCACTCGTCGACGAGCTGCTGAAGGGTCGCGGTCAGCCGGTCTTCCGTGGCGGCATCAACTCGGGGATCCCGGCGGACCTGATCCGCAACCGTCCCGACATTCGCGTCGCCGAGCGTGATCTCGCCGCCGCAACGGCCAATATTGGTGTTGCCGAGGCGCAGCTCTATCCGAGCATTTCGCTCAGCGGCTCGATCTCGCCGTCCTACATCAACCAGCGCGGCATCCATGGAGACCTGACCCCCTGGTCCTTCGGCCCGACCCTCAACCTGCCGATCTTCGATGGTGGCCGTCTGCGCGCCAACGTCAAGTCGGCGCAGTCCACTGCCGCGACCGCCTACCTCAACTGGAAGTCGACGGTGCTGACCGCGGTCGAACAGGTCGAGAACGCACTCGCCGCTGTCCGCCGTGACGCCCGCACGGTCGCAGCCCTACAGGCTCAGGTAAAGACCACGCAGGAAACGCTCGAACTGTCGACCGCGTCCTACAAGGACGGCGCCTCCTCGCTGCTCGACGTTCTCGATGCACAGCGCCAGGTCTCGCTTGCCCAGGCAAGCCTTGCACAGGCCGTCCAGCAGATGGCCAAGGACTACGTCTCGCTGAACATTGCGGTCGGCGGCGGCTACGCGCCCGGCGGCAAGACCACAGCAGCGGTAACGCCGGTGCCGGCAAAGGCCAAGAGCTGA
- a CDS encoding TetR family transcriptional regulator, with the protein MARRPRRKAEETRQDILSMAEMLFRERGFAAVSIADISAALRMSPANVFKHFRSKVALVDAIAGRHLDNAAERFVPLDQNMPAKEQLLRFVLRLLEGHLQDIQKNPYIFEMVLSTIEAKLEAGNRYRARIEEKLGEIIRKGMVEGRYHCRDPQRAAQTVADVLACVLHPVLIVRDDTETLVHRAEEIVGFVDAALQNSAC; encoded by the coding sequence ATGGCAAGAAGGCCGAGACGCAAGGCCGAGGAAACGCGACAGGACATCCTCTCGATGGCGGAGATGCTGTTTCGCGAACGTGGCTTCGCCGCAGTGTCGATCGCCGATATATCAGCTGCGCTGCGCATGTCGCCCGCCAATGTCTTCAAGCATTTCCGTTCCAAGGTGGCGCTGGTCGATGCGATCGCCGGGCGCCATCTCGACAATGCCGCCGAGCGTTTTGTCCCCCTCGACCAGAACATGCCCGCGAAAGAGCAACTGCTCCGCTTCGTCCTGCGCCTGCTGGAGGGTCATCTGCAGGATATCCAGAAGAACCCTTACATCTTCGAAATGGTGCTCTCGACCATCGAAGCCAAACTCGAAGCCGGCAATCGCTATCGCGCCCGTATCGAGGAGAAACTCGGCGAGATCATCCGCAAAGGCATGGTGGAAGGACGTTATCACTGCCGCGACCCTCAGCGTGCCGCACAGACCGTCGCCGATGTGCTGGCCTGCGTGTTGCACCCTGTCCTCATCGTTCGCGACGACACTGAGACACTGGTGCATCGTGCCGAGGAAATCGTCGGCTTTGTCGATGCCGCACTGCAAAATAGCGCTTGCTAA
- a CDS encoding efflux RND transporter periplasmic adaptor subunit, producing MIRRAVLISSALMAGALLGACSDNAGKPAGNAGAAAQQAIPVGVIALAKASFPITTILPGRAEAFQTADIRPQVSGIIREIAFKEGGEIKKGDLLYQIEDAPYIAAVEQAKAAISKAEASVPSAESNLERYQRLVGSGATQIEYETARTTLLQAKAEVESAKAALTAAQIDLDHTKIVAPFDGVIDQTAYNIGNVVSANQTTALTTIRQLDPIYISLTESSTNLLRLRDAMAAGDIKGAENVAFHLILEDGKEYNQQGKLDMSKQVVSETTGTFIIRVLFPNPDRIVLPGMYVRATVELGAETGYALPQLATSRDANGRLTAQFVSADGKVETRAFENSSPSNNSWLVTEGIKDGDQLIVTGLQSVTAGMPVKPLPMKINDNGVVVAAEQPAAGDAEKPAAK from the coding sequence ATGATTCGGCGTGCCGTTCTCATCTCCTCGGCCCTGATGGCCGGCGCATTGCTTGGCGCCTGCAGCGACAACGCCGGCAAGCCCGCGGGCAATGCCGGCGCGGCCGCGCAGCAGGCAATCCCCGTCGGGGTGATCGCCCTGGCGAAGGCGAGTTTCCCAATCACGACAATTCTTCCTGGCCGCGCCGAAGCCTTCCAGACGGCCGATATCCGGCCGCAGGTGAGCGGCATCATCCGCGAAATCGCCTTTAAGGAAGGCGGAGAGATAAAGAAGGGCGACCTTCTTTATCAGATCGAGGATGCGCCCTATATCGCCGCCGTCGAGCAGGCCAAGGCGGCCATCTCCAAAGCCGAGGCGAGCGTGCCGAGCGCTGAAAGCAATCTCGAACGCTACCAGCGCCTCGTCGGCAGCGGCGCCACCCAGATCGAATATGAGACGGCGAGAACGACGCTTCTCCAGGCGAAGGCGGAGGTCGAGTCGGCAAAGGCTGCCCTTACCGCGGCACAGATCGACCTCGACCATACGAAGATCGTCGCACCCTTCGACGGCGTCATCGACCAGACCGCCTACAATATCGGCAATGTCGTCTCGGCCAACCAGACGACGGCGCTGACGACGATCCGGCAGCTCGATCCGATCTACATCTCGCTCACCGAGTCGAGCACCAATCTGCTGAGGCTGCGCGATGCGATGGCCGCCGGCGATATCAAGGGCGCGGAGAATGTCGCCTTCCACCTGATCCTCGAAGACGGCAAGGAATATAATCAGCAGGGCAAGCTCGACATGTCGAAGCAGGTGGTCAGCGAGACCACAGGCACCTTCATCATTCGTGTGCTCTTCCCCAATCCCGATCGGATCGTGCTGCCCGGCATGTATGTCCGCGCCACGGTCGAGCTCGGCGCCGAAACCGGTTATGCGCTGCCGCAGCTGGCGACGAGCCGTGACGCCAACGGCCGGCTGACGGCGCAGTTCGTTTCCGCCGACGGCAAGGTCGAAACTCGCGCCTTCGAGAACAGCTCGCCCTCCAACAATTCCTGGCTGGTAACCGAAGGCATCAAGGACGGCGATCAGCTGATCGTCACCGGCCTGCAGTCGGTCACGGCGGGCATGCCGGTGAAGCCGCTTCCGATGAAGATCAACGACAATGGCGTGGTCGTGGCTGCCGAGCAGCCCGCGGCCGGTGACGCTGAGAAGCCCGCAGCGAAGTAA